CCCAGGGGGTATACGAGCCGGCGGCTTCGGTGTGGCTGATCATGGTATGTTTTTCCATATCTTCCATCGCAATAAATCCACCGTTACTTTTATTGAATGTCAGCCGCAGCTTGCCATTGTTCAGTTGTATGTTTCCGGTATCCGGTACGGGTGCTGCGTATACTGCTGTTGACAAGAGCATCATCCATACAGTCAGCACTAATTTTACTACCTGGCGGAAGGAGTGCTTACTATAGCTGTTTGTTATCATGAAATATTATTTTAGTGTTTGCGTTGTTTTTTTTCAGGAACAACCCTTAGTAAAATAGTAGCGCCTGGCTCCATATCCAGGGTTACTGTTTTGGTATTGCCGGCAATTATTTTTTTCGTCACCGGGTCTGATACCTGTGCATAAAAGGGGAGCTTCAATTCTTTCTTACCCCCTTTAACGGAATGTACACTCAGCCATCCGCGTCCGGCATATACTACATCTTCTGTGTTGAGATAGCGATGCACACCGGCGCTATCCCAGAGCTTTCCGAGTGCGGAAGCCGGCCATCGAAGTTTTTTGCTGAAAGTGGGCTGCGTTCCTGTCTCTTTGAAATAGATCGTTGTACCATATCCATCTGTTTGTAAAACCATCATGCCCTTAGCAGCCCATTTCTTTATCAAAGTCAGCTCCTGTTCATTGGGGTCCATTATCCCCATGAGCCAGATCACCTTATATTGTCCTGCAGACACTTTATTTAAATCGGTGCGGAGGTATAGATCGTACGGTGCACCGGTCTTTCCCAGCGCATAACGGTTGCCGGTAATTTCTCCGGTAAGTCCGCCGTAATCTTTATCCCACTCCTGTAATCTTTCATCTACTACTACCGCTACTTCCGGCTTCATTTGCGGACAGGCGGCATCGGGATATTCAACGAAATATTGCTGCCCCTCGTGTAATACGGCCAATAACGCCGGGTCACTAAACCAGCCACCCCACATATCAAACCACCAGCCACCATATCCATAAGCGAGCATGCGGGCGAGATTTTTGCGGAGGAGCGACACAGATGTTGACATCTTATCAGGTCCTATCCACACACCGTTGGTGTACCATTCGCCCGGAGGCGCTATTGCCGGTGCGCGCTCTTTTAATAAAGTAGTGAGCGTAGTGCGTGTATCATTTTCCGCCAGCCATAATTTACCATGCAGTTGAACGGATTTAATGGCCGCCATCGGGGCCCAGTCTTCTCCCGCAACACGGTTATAATCATTGGGACTGGAGAGGTAATCGAGGTACGGACAATCCAGTAGTTTGGCCAGTGCGCCGTGTCCTCTTCTTGGGTCGGACACGAAATAATGATAGCCATAAAATGCGCCTGTAAGCAGACAGTTATTACTGGCATCTTTTACGATTTTGCAGGAATAGGCGATGTGATCTGCAATCGTGGTAGCCTGAAAATCGAAAGTGTTGAAGTAACGCTGGTCAGTGGCCGCATTACGCCATTCCCGTTTCCTGTCTGTGCCGCTGATATCTGCTGGCAATGCCTGATCAAAGGTAATGGTTTGATCATTCCAGGCATGCCTGAGCGAATCTGTATTATCTGCATAATGTTGCCGGAGCCATTTCCTGAATGCCACTTTGCGTGCATTGCTTTCATCATAGAAATGGTCTTTGTAATGATAAAACCATTCTTCCGTAAACCCACCCGCTACATGCACGCCTGCTACGTGCGCGCTGTAAGGGGAATGCAGCAACCATTTTACTACTTCTCTCAGTACTTCCCCGGCGTCATGTTGCCATTTTGGGGAAGAAAAACTGGTGCGGTATCCGCTGCCATCGGGAAGTCTGCAAACCGCATCCGGGTTTTCTTTCTCCCACCATACCGGTGGATCGAGGTGCAAGCGGATAATCACTTTAGCCGCCGGGTCTGCACGCAGTACCTCCTCAAAATCATGGATAATACCCTTGTAATCGTAGGTGTTTTTCCCCAGCCATACCGGTGTTCTGAAAGGCTTGATACCTGAAGTGGAGTTAATGCCCCTGTCTCCCAGGTAAGCGGGAATATTGTAGAGATGTATACCTGCTATTGCTGCTTCACGGTAATACTTTTCCTCACCCAGGTACGACATATAAGCAAACGGTGGGTAAGGGGTATCATTGATATACAAAGCAGGGACGCCTGCTTTCATCCTCACAGCGGCACAGGAGCGTTCCGTCTCCTGTGCCTTTACAACCAGTTCTAAACAAACCAAAACTATGAGGACAATATATTTATTCATACGTTGATTAATTATTAATAACCGGGATTCTGATCGGCCTGACTGAGTTCAGGATTGGTGTCAATTTCCTGCTGAGGAATAGGCCAGAGCAGGTGAATATCCTGTACATCTTTTCCTAAATTGGCTTTGATCACCTGTTTAACTTTGCCGGTACGTTTCAGATCCAGCCAACGTTTTCCTTCCATAAAAAGTTCGTAGGCGCGTTCCTGTAATACCGTATCCCGGAATGCATCCAATGTCCAGCCGGTAGTAGGATAATCTTTGGGAGAAACGGAAGTGGCAGGAAAACCATAAGCTCTTCTTCTGATCATATTCAGGCGTTCAACAGCCACTGTTGACGGGCTTCCGCCTGCCATCGCATCTGCTTCTGCATAAATGAGCAATACATCAGCATATCTTAAAAAAGGATAATCATTTGCATGACCAACAGTAGTAGGAGCACCCGGATCTCTCCATTTGCTGAAAAGTACCGGCGTAGAAACCGGGAGGGTATCCAGTTTTCCTGTTTTCCGGTTGATGTAGGTAGTGAAGATATCCCATTGCTTGCGCAGATCCTGGTTATCCCATGCATTCAGAAAACGGTTATCCAGGGTGGAATAGATCACGTAGTTACCGAAAGGAGAAAATGTTGTTTCGCTCCATAACAAGTTGTGTGGCCATTCCCAGCCATCCAGGTGATTAAACTTAAGATAGAATATTTCTTCTGATGAACCATTTACAGTAGGACCAAAAACATTATCCCAATCATCTGTTTTGGTGATATTCACCAGTGAAAACTGGTTGGAAGCGATTACTTCTGCTGCTTTATCTTTTGCTACCTGCCAGTTGCCGGCAGTGAGGCTCACATCAGCCAGCAGTGCATTCGCTGCCTGGATGCCCGGTCTGCCATATTGTGCAGCCTTTTCAGGCAGGTTGGTCGCTGCAAATTCCAGATCGGCAACAATAGCGGCGTATACTTCTGCTATCGGTTTGCGTGCAGTGCTTTGTGGCGTTGTACTCAGGTATAAAGGCACGGCTCCCCAGTTCCTGACCAGGTGATAATAACTGAATGCCCGCAGGAATCTGGCTTCCGCTACCAATGCATTCTTATCTGTTTCACTGGCATTTGTAATACTGGGAATTTTTTCAATCGCAATATTGGCATTCCGGATGCTCCGGTAAAAACCATCCCAGATGGCGGCAACGCGTGAAATGTTAACAACATCCAGTCCTTTGTACTCTCCGATAATAGAGGTAGATCCCCTGCCTTCTGCATAATCTGCCATGATTTCCACTTGCAGGAAATAAGGGCCTCTGAATATACCGGGTCTTAAAGGGGCATAAACAGCATTCACAGCAGAACGGGCTTCATCCAGATTTTTATAAAAATTTACTTCTGCCAGCCTGTCTTCAGGTACTTCATCCAGGAATTTACTACAGGATGTAAGGCAAAGTAAAAAAAGTAGTATGAGACAATTATATGGTTTCATCATTTTCCCCTGTTTAAATGAGTTAGCATTAAAGTTTTACACGTAATCCAATCATAATAGATCGCGCATCCGGATAGCCGAATTGGTCAATTCCCCTTGAAATCCCTGCACCCCTGGTATTGATTTCTGGTGTATAAAAAGAATACTTCGTGAACGTAAACGCATTTTGTACCGCTACGTAGATCTGCGAACCCGCTAATACTACTTTGTCCTTTTTAAGTGTGTAGGATAATTGTATATTTTTAACCCTTACATAAGAACCATCTTCAATAAAACGGTCGGAACCCTGGTACCTGGTGGTTTTGCTGATCTTGGGATATTTGGCGTGCGGATCCGGATTCTGTTCTGTCCAGTAGTTTCCTAAAACATCTTTTATCTGATTGATACCAAAACTGAAACCATCTGCCACATTGGATAAATTATAGTTCAATATATCCACACCCTGTACACTGGTAACTAAAATGCTGAGATCAAAATTCTTATAACTCATGTGAGAATTTATACCCAGTACATAGTCTGGGTTAGGATCTCCTATGATGGTTCTGTCAAGACTGTTGATCACCCCGTTTTTATCCAGGTCTTTATAAACAATAGCGCCTTTATCATCCAGGCCATCTTCAAGATATCCGTAGAAAACACCTATCGGGTGTCCTTCCCGCACTAAGCTCATGGCTGGCAGCGTGTTTCCGAGGATAACGCCAAAGATGTCTGTTCCGCCACTTAATGTAAGTACCTTATTACGGTTCCTGGAAATATTTACGCCCATGTCCCATTTAAATGCGCCATCCTGTAAGATGTTGGCATTGATAGCGGCTTCTATTCCCTTGTTCTGCACAGCACCCAGGTTACTGATGGTGGTGGTATACCCTGAGGAAGAAGATACCGGTACAGAGCTTAACAGGTCATTTGTTCTCTTTGAATAATAATCAAAAGAGAGCGAGAACCGGCTGTTGAATAAAGCGATATCTACCCCTGCATCTACCTGTGTGGTTGTTTCCCACTTCAGATCAGGATTGGGTTTGATGCTTCCCGGTGCAAAACCAATATAGAGGTTATCGTCCAGGACTGTTTGTACGCTGGATAAAATAGCAAGCGACTGGTAGGGAGATAATGCTGTATTGCCCGTTACACCCCAGCTACCTCTCAGTTTCAGGTCGTTTACCACTGGTTTTATACCCTGCCAGAAATTTTCTTCACTCACTCTCCAGGCAAGAGCGGTAGAAGGGAAATAACCCCATCTGTTTGCCTTACCGAAACGGGAAGAACCATCAGCACGGATACTGGAAGTGAGTAAGTATTTTCCTTTATAGGAATAATTCAGTCTGCCCAGCCAGGATAAAATAGCATATTCATTGATGCTGGAAGTAGGAATGCCGGGAGAAGTACCTGACTGTAAGCTGTTATTTTCAAGTGTATTGGTCAGGAAACCTGTTGCACTGGCACCGAGTCCTGTGGCTGTATTTTTCTCGGATGTAAGACCACCCAGCAACGTGAAACGATGATCATTGTTCACTGTTTTTGTATAAGTCAAAGTATTCTCATTCACAATATTCATGGATTCACCATAGCTAATGCTGGCACTTCCGGTAGCAGATGGCTGGAAAATGGTAGGAGAATAAAAGTCTACCCGTGAGTTTTCATATTGTATACCTACAGAAGAGCGCAACACCAGGTCAGGGGTTAGCTTGCCCTCAATAAATAAGTTGGTGAGTAATGCGTTCCTGGTAGTGACGTTCTTTCTTTCAAGTGCCATCGCTACGGGGTTTTCAGCAATATCGGGACTAAAGGAATACTTTCTTACATTGCTGTAATTGCCTTGCTCATTGTACACCGGTACAGTCGGCGGAGATATCAGTGCGCCGCTCAGTACCCCGGATCCCCGTTCTGAATTTTCGCTGAATAATAAATTATTTTTTGTACGACTTACAATATTATTGAACGATACTTTCCATTTGTCACTGATGCTATGTTCTACGTTAGCCCTTAACTGTGCCTGGTTATAGTAGGAGTTAATGATTACTCCTTTTTGGTCGAAATAGCTTGCAGATAAACTAAACCGGGTTTTATCGTTGCCGCCGGAAACAGACAGGGAATGATTTTGAATGGGTGCTGTCTGAAATATTTCATCCTGCCAGTCGGTTCCTTTTCCGAATGACTGGATCTCTGCATCCGTGAAGAAAGGTGTGCCGTTATCATTTGCTGCGCGTTCATTGGCAAGTGTTGCAAATTCACGTGCATTCAGCATATCGATTTTCTTTGTCACCTGCTGAAAACCATAGTAGGAATCATATTCAACCAGTGTGCGACCGTTTTTTCCTTTTTTGGTAGTAACCATCACCACACCATTCGCACCTCTCGATCCATAGATAGCTGTTGCGGAGGCATCTTTCAAAATTTCTATAGATAAGATGTCGTTCGGATTAATATTATCGAGGGTACCGGTTATTGGAAAACCATCGATGACATACATCGGTTCGTTGCCGCCAATTAATGAATTACCACCACGTATACGTACGCTTAAAGCACTTCCTGGTTCACCCGAATTCTGCATTACCTGTACGCCAGGCGTTAGCCCTGTTAGCGCCTGCACAGGATTGCGGATAGCCTGCGCACTCAGTTGCTCGCCCCTTACAGAGGAAATTGAGCCCGTGAGATCGGACCGTTTTTGTGTGCCATATCCTACTACGATCACTTCATCCAGTTTGGAGAGTTCGGGTCGTAAAGCGACGTTCACCTGGCTCCTGGAAGCAACCGGTTCTTCAAA
The Chitinophaga sp. MM2321 DNA segment above includes these coding regions:
- a CDS encoding beta-galactosidase; translation: MNKYIVLIVLVCLELVVKAQETERSCAAVRMKAGVPALYINDTPYPPFAYMSYLGEEKYYREAAIAGIHLYNIPAYLGDRGINSTSGIKPFRTPVWLGKNTYDYKGIIHDFEEVLRADPAAKVIIRLHLDPPVWWEKENPDAVCRLPDGSGYRTSFSSPKWQHDAGEVLREVVKWLLHSPYSAHVAGVHVAGGFTEEWFYHYKDHFYDESNARKVAFRKWLRQHYADNTDSLRHAWNDQTITFDQALPADISGTDRKREWRNAATDQRYFNTFDFQATTIADHIAYSCKIVKDASNNCLLTGAFYGYHYFVSDPRRGHGALAKLLDCPYLDYLSSPNDYNRVAGEDWAPMAAIKSVQLHGKLWLAENDTRTTLTTLLKERAPAIAPPGEWYTNGVWIGPDKMSTSVSLLRKNLARMLAYGYGGWWFDMWGGWFSDPALLAVLHEGQQYFVEYPDAACPQMKPEVAVVVDERLQEWDKDYGGLTGEITGNRYALGKTGAPYDLYLRTDLNKVSAGQYKVIWLMGIMDPNEQELTLIKKWAAKGMMVLQTDGYGTTIYFKETGTQPTFSKKLRWPASALGKLWDSAGVHRYLNTEDVVYAGRGWLSVHSVKGGKKELKLPFYAQVSDPVTKKIIAGNTKTVTLDMEPGATILLRVVPEKKQRKH
- a CDS encoding RagB/SusD family nutrient uptake outer membrane protein, with the protein product MMKPYNCLILLFLLCLTSCSKFLDEVPEDRLAEVNFYKNLDEARSAVNAVYAPLRPGIFRGPYFLQVEIMADYAEGRGSTSIIGEYKGLDVVNISRVAAIWDGFYRSIRNANIAIEKIPSITNASETDKNALVAEARFLRAFSYYHLVRNWGAVPLYLSTTPQSTARKPIAEVYAAIVADLEFAATNLPEKAAQYGRPGIQAANALLADVSLTAGNWQVAKDKAAEVIASNQFSLVNITKTDDWDNVFGPTVNGSSEEIFYLKFNHLDGWEWPHNLLWSETTFSPFGNYVIYSTLDNRFLNAWDNQDLRKQWDIFTTYINRKTGKLDTLPVSTPVLFSKWRDPGAPTTVGHANDYPFLRYADVLLIYAEADAMAGGSPSTVAVERLNMIRRRAYGFPATSVSPKDYPTTGWTLDAFRDTVLQERAYELFMEGKRWLDLKRTGKVKQVIKANLGKDVQDIHLLWPIPQQEIDTNPELSQADQNPGY
- a CDS encoding TonB-dependent receptor — translated: MRCIQVFTWNFPPNLKIYRIMKLTAIALTVLCLQVSATAFSQRFSLSEKNAVLDNVLKKIKAQSGYLFLYDSELMELSKPVTVEIKNAPLEEVLQKCLSGQPFTYELVNKTIVIRLKNVEEKKTDLAPALIDTVGGVITNNTGIPVQGVSVGIKGTTKGTISDERGRYRLQQVNEDAVLVFRMIGFQSFEEPVASRSQVNVALRPELSKLDEVIVVGYGTQKRSDLTGSISSVRGEQLSAQAIRNPVQALTGLTPGVQVMQNSGEPGSALSVRIRGGNSLIGGNEPMYVIDGFPITGTLDNINPNDILSIEILKDASATAIYGSRGANGVVMVTTKKGKNGRTLVEYDSYYGFQQVTKKIDMLNAREFATLANERAANDNGTPFFTDAEIQSFGKGTDWQDEIFQTAPIQNHSLSVSGGNDKTRFSLSASYFDQKGVIINSYYNQAQLRANVEHSISDKWKVSFNNIVSRTKNNLLFSENSERGSGVLSGALISPPTVPVYNEQGNYSNVRKYSFSPDIAENPVAMALERKNVTTRNALLTNLFIEGKLTPDLVLRSSVGIQYENSRVDFYSPTIFQPSATGSASISYGESMNIVNENTLTYTKTVNNDHRFTLLGGLTSEKNTATGLGASATGFLTNTLENNSLQSGTSPGIPTSSINEYAILSWLGRLNYSYKGKYLLTSSIRADGSSRFGKANRWGYFPSTALAWRVSEENFWQGIKPVVNDLKLRGSWGVTGNTALSPYQSLAILSSVQTVLDDNLYIGFAPGSIKPNPDLKWETTTQVDAGVDIALFNSRFSLSFDYYSKRTNDLLSSVPVSSSSGYTTTISNLGAVQNKGIEAAINANILQDGAFKWDMGVNISRNRNKVLTLSGGTDIFGVILGNTLPAMSLVREGHPIGVFYGYLEDGLDDKGAIVYKDLDKNGVINSLDRTIIGDPNPDYVLGINSHMSYKNFDLSILVTSVQGVDILNYNLSNVADGFSFGINQIKDVLGNYWTEQNPDPHAKYPKISKTTRYQGSDRFIEDGSYVRVKNIQLSYTLKKDKVVLAGSQIYVAVQNAFTFTKYSFYTPEINTRGAGISRGIDQFGYPDARSIMIGLRVKL